The following coding sequences are from one Plasmodium gaboni strain SY75 chromosome 10, whole genome shotgun sequence window:
- a CDS encoding hypothetical protein (conserved Plasmodium protein, unknown function) gives MDEKIELLINIIKKWTNKYAYKIYVKGKNEEKQEHYYNVTFFNQKEKESISKCTINTYFVITEINLIDIKNFCTSIQNENKYYVTFNFENESLMRTTDMNLDYEAWIDKLIKDKEKLRNNIDLSSEFMKSRFIKPLDENSVGSILDKIKEERENTEKKEKEEEEEKKQNALKKKNLKYSKKANILEKKSSYEDTYAVEKINSQTDFNINNGNNELKNGSTKNDENNKLNEARSFLKNILYFYFTDIDIKKKGKLKYNNYIEILKMVNYKMCISYKHMHKTTSMECEENDQENKNETEDNEKNEKTGNFQFEHFKGPFLFDSDEGIYSSTDHNSSDEYSFNDNKDIKKKQILIKDEKKYLLNLFSINNKEINLIKDISIYKNNNFNGSNIFFNEYNKDYIYSELFIFNNDNEYYKYVFTDNYYDLLLYISYADEDDRGCIFYNNFINNLTQYLYELKKNREEHFHIFNLNDLYLYKQLLYTCYENELSFIYQTFLVQFKKFDTSDSGYIHRNHLKFILQENDHIISRQEYKLLMHIFDCNDDNYVYYNNFKEVILRLRFEGIKNSIFEKDKKLLQKYLCEQLIKNNLKNKKKIHIFDCKNVLDFCDKLYLNKNVIHIILSSLNFDENLELDVTLFLQVSITIIMNSIKLENMQKIYNIITDEKEKKKEFQNGQSNINFKGKKDNKKIEKTNIPALELVERTLTKLFKVLDEKNEDYLKINDFIETLLEFNKKKKIIDIKAICRLNINELQGFVGEINAGQQKNTFLHEQIKDSTNYELYKKKKIHYASHIHKWCSKTYQIRSCEYYSYFLNYPNELIELDDEINKNLLFCEEKKD, from the exons ATGGATGAAAAAAtagaattattaataaatataataaaaaaatggaCGAATAA gtatgcatataaaatatatgttaaagGAAAGAATGAGGAGAAACAAGAGCACTA TTATAATGttactttttttaatcaaaaagaaaaggaaTCTATTTCAAAGTGTACAATAAATACATACTTTGTCATAACAGAGATAAATTTAATAgacataaaaaatttttgtACTTCTATTCAAAATGAGAACAAATATTATGTTACTTTTAATTTCGAAAATGAAAGCTTAATGAGAACTACAGATATGAACTTGGACTATGAAGCTTGGATAGATaa ATTAATTAAAGATAAAGAGAAATTAAGGAACAATATAGATCTATCATCAGa ATTTATGAAATCAAGATTTATTAAACCTCTTGATGAAAATAGTGTTGGTTCGATTttagataaaataaaagagGAACGAGAAAACActgaaaaaaaagagaaagaggaggaagaagaaaagaaacaaaatgctttaaaaaagaaaaaccTAAAATACTCAAAGAAGGCAAACATATTAGAAAAGAAATCATCTTATGAAGACACATATGCAgtagaaaaaataaattcaCAAACAGATTTCAATATTAACAATGGaaataatgaattaaaaaatggaagcacaaaaaatgatgagaataataaattgAATGAAGCACgttcatttttaaaaaatattttatatttttattttacagatatagatataaagaaaaaag GAAAACTGAAATacaataattatattgaaatattaaaaatggTAAATTACAAAATGTGTATCAGCTATAAACATATGCATAAAACTACTTCAATGGAATGTGAAGAAAATGAtcaagaaaataaaaacgAAACGGAAGacaatgaaaaaaatgaaaaaacaGGAAATTTTCAATTTGAACATTTTAAAGGACCATTTCTTTTTGATTCAGATGAAGGCATATATTCAAGTACAGATCATAATTCAAGTGATgaatattcatttaatgataataaggatataaagaaaaaacaaatattaattaaagatgaaaaaaaatatcttCTGAATTTATTTagtattaataataaagaaatcaatttaattaaagacattagtatatataaaaataacaattttaatggaagtaatatattttttaatgaatataataaggattatatatattcagaattatttatatttaataatgacaacgaatattataaatatgtgtttactgataattattatgatttgttattatatatatcatatgctgatgaagatgatcgtggatgtatattttataataattttattaacaatttaacacaatatttatatgagttaaaaaaaaatagagAAGAACATttccatatatttaatttgaatgatttatatttatataaacaattattatacacatgttatgaaaatgaattaagttttatatatcaaaCTTTTTTAGTTCAGTTTAAAAAATTCGATACAAGTGATAGTGGATATATACATAGAAATCATTTGAAATTTATTCTACAAGAAAATGATCACATAATATCAAGACAAGAGTATAAACTGTTAATGCATATTTTTGATTgtaatgatgataattatgTTTACTATAACAATTTTAAGGAAGTTATTCTAAGATTACG ATTTGAGGGAATAAAAAATAGCATATTtgaaaaagataaaaagctacttcaaaaatatttatgtgaacaactaataaaaaacaacttgaaaaataaaaaaaaaatacatatatttgATTGTAAAAATGTTCTTGATTTTTGTGATAAATTATATCTAAACAAAAATGTgattcatataatattgtcATCCCTCAATTTTGATGAAAATTTAGAATTAGATGTTACCTTATTTTTACAAGTATctattactattattatgaatagTATCAAATTAGAGAATATGCAAAAGATATACAATATCATAACAGAcgaaaaagaaaaaaaaaaagaatttcAAAACGGACAGTCgaatattaattttaaaggaaaaaaggataacaaaaaaatagaaaag ACTAATATTCCCGCTTTGGAATTAGTTGAGAGAACATTGACAAAGTTGTTTAAGGTATTGGATGAGAAAAACGAAG attatttaaaaataaacgATTTTATTGAAACTCTTTTAGAATTcaataaaaagaaaaaaatcATTGATATAAAAGCAATATGCAgattaaatataaatgaacTACAAGGATTCGTAGGAGAAATAAATGCTGGTCAACAGAAAAATACTTTTTTACatgaacaaataaaagATAGTACAAATTATGAactatataaaaaaaaaaaaattcattaTGCATCTCACATACATAAATGGTGTTCTAAAACCTACCAAATAAG GTCATGTGAATATTATAGCTATTTCCTGAATTATCCAAATGAGCTAATAGAACTAGAc GATGAAATAAACAAGAATTTATTGTTTTGTGAGGAGAAGAAAGAttaa
- a CDS encoding putative prohibitin, with protein MNAPPNFDIHQFRKLGKLGASIGAIIGVTSFGSWFFKNSLYNVEAGKRAIKYNRIFGLSNKIYGEGTHFLIPFFERSIIYDVRTKPRVLMSLTGSRDLQMVNITCRVLSRPNEKKLVEIYRTLGKEYDEKVLPSIINEVLKSVVAQYNASQLITQREVVSKSVREQLVQRAKDFNILLDDASITHLSFSNEYEKAVEAKQVAQQEAERSKYVVLKAEQEKKSTIIKAQGEAEVAKLIGLAVKDNPAFMELKKIELSREVSNIISKCQNKVMLPTDSLLINFTK; from the coding sequence atgaatgCTCCTCCCAATTTTGACATACATCAGTTTAGAAAATTAGGGAAATTAGGTGCAAGTATAGGAGCAATAATAGGTGTAACTTCATTTGGTAGTTggttttttaaaaatagtttatataatgtagAGGCAGGGAAGAGAGccataaaatataatagaaTATTTGGCTTGtcaaataaaatatatggtGAAGGTACGCACTTTTTAATACCATTTTTTGAGAGatctataatatatgatgTAAGAACAAAACCTAGAGTATTAATGTCATTAACAGGTTCAAGAGATTTACAAATGGTAAATATAACATGTCGTGTATTATCAAGACCaaatgaaaagaaattagtagaaatatatagaaCCTTAGGAAAGgaatatgatgaaaaagTATTACCATCAATTATTAATGAAGTTTTAAAAAGTGTTGTAGCACAATATAATGCTTCTCAATTAATTACTCAAAGAGAAGTTGTAAGTAAATCAGTACGTGAACAATTAGTACAAAGAGCAAAAGATTTTAATATACTTCTTGATGATGCATCTATTACTCATTTAAGCTTTAGTAATGAATACGAAAAAGCTGTTGAAGCTAAGCAAGTTGCACAACAAGAAGCAGAAAGAAGTAAATATGTTGTTCTTAAAGCAgaacaagaaaaaaaatcCACAATTATTAAAGCACAAGGAGAAGCTGAAGTAGCCAAATTAATAGGTCTTGCTGTTAAAGACAATCCTGCATTTATggaattaaaaaaaattgaattATCAAGAGAAGtttcaaatattatatcaaaatGTCAAAATAAGGTTATGCTACCTACGGATTCGTtgttaataaattttacaaaataa